A single window of Candidatus Hydrogenedentota bacterium DNA harbors:
- a CDS encoding DUF1080 domain-containing protein, which produces MKRMILAALLALSCLPALAAGVDPFVGRWALGLPGNAAGWLEVKQEDGWLDGSVLWGGGSVLPLDSVYLDGDTLRAARGKAVERKLPSGEVRNQYVSDLYAFTVDGDTITGTRTSPRGDGTGVATVEVTGKRIPPLPPAPDLSKLKFGDPVTLFNGKNLDGWKPLGLGKNGWKAENGVLVNDARQEEGKPKVHYANLRTEAEFEDFNLTLEVNVPKDGNSGVYLRGVYEVQVFDSFGKPLDPHNMGGIYSRITPSAAAEKPAGEWQTMDITLADRHVTVILNGVNILDNAPLAGCTGGALWADEFRPGPLYLQGDHTGVQYRNIVLKPVVK; this is translated from the coding sequence ATGAAACGGATGATCCTTGCCGCGTTGTTGGCACTGTCCTGCCTCCCCGCCCTCGCGGCGGGCGTGGACCCCTTTGTTGGACGCTGGGCCCTCGGCCTCCCCGGCAACGCCGCCGGATGGCTCGAGGTCAAACAGGAGGACGGCTGGCTGGACGGCAGCGTGCTCTGGGGCGGCGGCAGCGTGCTGCCTCTGGACAGCGTCTACCTGGACGGCGACACCCTGCGCGCCGCGCGCGGGAAGGCCGTGGAGCGCAAACTGCCGTCTGGCGAGGTCCGCAACCAGTACGTCTCCGACCTCTACGCCTTCACCGTGGACGGCGACACGATCACGGGCACGCGGACCAGTCCGCGGGGCGACGGCACCGGCGTGGCCACCGTCGAGGTCACCGGGAAGCGCATTCCCCCGCTGCCCCCCGCCCCTGACCTGTCCAAGCTGAAATTCGGCGACCCCGTCACCCTCTTTAACGGGAAGAACCTCGACGGCTGGAAGCCCCTCGGCCTCGGCAAGAACGGCTGGAAGGCGGAGAACGGCGTCCTGGTCAACGATGCGCGCCAGGAGGAGGGCAAGCCCAAGGTGCACTACGCCAACCTGCGCACGGAGGCCGAGTTTGAGGACTTCAACCTCACGCTGGAGGTGAACGTGCCCAAGGACGGCAACAGCGGCGTGTACCTGCGCGGCGTCTACGAGGTGCAGGTGTTCGACAGCTTCGGCAAACCCCTGGACCCGCACAACATGGGCGGCATCTACAGCCGCATCACCCCCTCGGCCGCCGCGGAGAAACCCGCCGGCGAATGGCAGACCATGGACATCACGCTGGCGGACCGCCATGTGACGGTCATCCTCAACGGCGTGAATATCCTGGACAACGCCCCCCTCGCCGGATGCACCGGCGGCGCCCTCTGGGCCGACGAGTTCCGTCCCGGCCCCCTCTACCTCCAGGGCGACCACACCGGCGTCCAGTACCGCAACATCGTCCTGAAGCCCGTGGTGAAATAG
- a CDS encoding pyrimidine/purine nucleoside phosphorylase: MSQCPESFANVTAVCKANVYFDGKVVSHTILLADGEKKTLGLIYPGAYNFGTGLPERMDVIAGACRVKLAGAADWSEYAAGTFFEVPGNSSFDIAVADGAPMEYVCSYIG, from the coding sequence ATGTCCCAGTGCCCCGAATCCTTCGCGAATGTCACCGCCGTCTGCAAGGCCAACGTCTATTTCGACGGCAAGGTCGTCAGCCACACGATCCTGCTGGCCGACGGCGAGAAGAAGACCCTCGGCCTGATCTACCCCGGCGCGTACAACTTCGGCACGGGCCTGCCCGAGCGCATGGACGTCATCGCCGGCGCCTGCCGCGTGAAACTCGCGGGCGCGGCCGACTGGTCGGAATACGCGGCGGGCACATTCTTTGAGGTGCCCGGCAATTCGTCGTTCGACATCGCCGTCGCCGACGGCGCCCCCATGGAGTATGTCTGCTCGTACATCGGCTGA